The following proteins come from a genomic window of Danaus plexippus chromosome 3 unlocalized genomic scaffold, MEX_DaPlex mxdp_34, whole genome shotgun sequence:
- the LOC116766130 gene encoding ubiquitin carboxyl-terminal hydrolase 39: protein MSNGDTMKRKLSGENGIEATEPAIKSSKTHIQCPYLDTINRHVLDFDFEKLCSVSLTRINVYACLVCGKYFQGRGTNTHAYTHSVAEGHHVFLNLHTLKFYCLPDNYEVIDSSLNDIKYVLNPIFTPDQIKQLDQNIKMSRAIDGTMYMPGIVGLNNIKANDYCNVILQCLAQVRPLRNYFLREENYADVKRPPGDSSFLLVQRFGELLRKLWNPRAFKAHVSPHEMLQAVVLWSKKRFQFIKQSDPIDFLSWFLNSLHMALNGTKKPNSSIIYKSFLGHMRIYTRKLPPPDADEAANVDLNSEEYNEMITESPFLYLTCDLPPTPLFTDEFRENIIPQVNLYQLLSKFNGQASKEYKTYKENFLKRFEITQLPPYLILYIKRFTKNTFFVEKNPTVVNFPVKNVDFGDILTPEIKAKHNGKTIYELVGNIVHDGTPEKGTYRAHVLHTPTQQWYEMQDLHVTSILPQMITLTEAYIQVYELKQD, encoded by the exons ATGAGTAATGGAGATACAATGAAACGGAAACTTAGCGGTGAAAATGGTATAGAGGCTACag AACCAGCAATTAAAAGTAGCAAGACTCACATTCAGTGTCCCTATTTGGATACTATTAATAGGCATGTGTTGGATTTTGACTTCGAAAAATTGTGCTCCGTTTCTCTTACaagaataaatgtatatgcTTGTCTGGTCTGTGGGAAGTACTTCCAg GGCCGTGGTACTAATACACATGCATACACACATTCTGTAGCAGAGGGCCATCATGTGTTCCTCAATTTGCATACTCTTAAATTTTACTGTCTACCAGATAATTATGAAGTCATTG ATTCATCTctcaatgatataaaatatgttttgaatcCCATCTTCACTCCGGACCAAATAAAGCAGTTGgaccaaaatattaaaatgtcaagAGCAATAGACGGAACCATGTATATGCCTGGTATAGTCGGACTTAACAATATCAAGGCCAACGATTactgtaatgttatattacag TGTTTAGCACAAGTCAGACCACTACGTAACTACTTTCTACGGGAAGAAAACTATGCTGACGTGAAAAGGCCTCCTGGTGATTCTTCATTCCTGCTGGTGCAAAGATTCGGTGAACTTTTGCGTAAGCTCTGGAATCCCAGGGCATTTAAAGCCCATGTGTCTCCTCATGAGATGTTGCAAGCTGTTGTGTTGTGGTCTAAAAAGAGATTCCAATTCATCAAACAGA GTGATCCAATTGATTTTCTATCTTGGTTTCTCAACTCGCTCCACATGGCCTTGAATGGAACCAAAAAGCCAAACAGttccataatatataaatcttttcttGGTCACATGAGAATATATACTAG gaAACTACCTCCCCCAGATGCTGATGAGGCAGCAAATGTGGACTTAAATAGTGAAGAATATAACGAAATGATAACAGAATCaccatttctttatttaacatGTGACTTACCTCCAACACCGCTTTTTACTGACGAATTTAGGGAAAATATTATCCCTCag gTTAATCTCTATCagcttttatcaaaatttaatggGCAAGCATCGAAAGAATATAAAACGTACAAGGAGAATTTCCTAAAAAGGTTTGAAATAACCCAACTTCCACCGTAcctgatattatatataaagagattCACGAAAAACACATTCTTTGTCGAAAAGAATCCCACTGTTGTTAATTTTCCAGTGAA gaATGTTGATTTTGGAGATATTCTTACGCctgaaataaaagcaaaacacAATGGCAAAACTATATACGAGCTTGTTGGTAATATAGTACATGACGGAACACCCGAGAAAGGCACTTACAGAGCTCATGTGCTGCACACACCTACACAGCAATG GTATGAAATGCAAGATCTTCATGTAACCAGCATTTTGCCGCAAATGATCACTCTCACAGAAGCTTATATACAAGTGTATGAATTGAAACaggattaa